The Hydra vulgaris chromosome 11, alternate assembly HydraT2T_AEP genome contains a region encoding:
- the LOC136087517 gene encoding protein disulfide-isomerase A4-like isoform X2, translating to MYFKNGHQLEKYEGDRSFESIVDYMKKASEKNKGPSAVKEWKDEPSAVHHITQNSFEEFILEKDVLIMFYAPWCSHCNGMKPAFMQAANTLKEENFPGVLAAVDATKAVELANKEGVKAYPTCKLLIILF from the exons ATGTATTTCAA aaatggtCATCAGTTAGAAAAGTATGAAGGGGATCGTTCATTTGAATCAATTGTTGATTATatgaaaaa AgcttcagaaaaaaataaaggacCGTCTGCTGTTAAAGAATGGAAAGACGAGCCATCAGCTGTACACCACATAACCCAAAATTCTTTTGAAGAATTTATTCTTGAAAAAGATGTACTTATCATGTTTTATGCTCCTTGGTGTAGTCACTGTAATGGAATGAAACCTGCATTTATGCAGGCAGCTAATACATTAAAGGAAGAAAATTTTCCTGGTGTGTTAGCAGCAGTCGATGCAACTAAAGCAGTAGAGTTAGCAAATAAGGAAGGTGTGAAGGCATATCCTACATGTAAGTTATTaatcatacttttttaa
- the LOC136087517 gene encoding protein disulfide-isomerase A4-like isoform X1, with protein MFLFFRNGHQLEKYEGDRSFESIVDYMKKASEKNKGPSAVKEWKDEPSAVHHITQNSFEEFILEKDVLIMFYAPWCSHCNGMKPAFMQAANTLKEENFPGVLAAVDATKAVELANKEGVKAYPTCKLLIILF; from the exons atgtttttattttttagaaatggtCATCAGTTAGAAAAGTATGAAGGGGATCGTTCATTTGAATCAATTGTTGATTATatgaaaaa AgcttcagaaaaaaataaaggacCGTCTGCTGTTAAAGAATGGAAAGACGAGCCATCAGCTGTACACCACATAACCCAAAATTCTTTTGAAGAATTTATTCTTGAAAAAGATGTACTTATCATGTTTTATGCTCCTTGGTGTAGTCACTGTAATGGAATGAAACCTGCATTTATGCAGGCAGCTAATACATTAAAGGAAGAAAATTTTCCTGGTGTGTTAGCAGCAGTCGATGCAACTAAAGCAGTAGAGTTAGCAAATAAGGAAGGTGTGAAGGCATATCCTACATGTAAGTTATTaatcatacttttttaa
- the LOC136087516 gene encoding protein disulfide-isomerase A5-like isoform X2 — protein sequence MKKQKESLHRRQASIDNFDWSDMPSQVTHLSANGFQSFLNEKTHVLVMFYVKWCNGCFEMRGSVMQAASRISTQPLYAFAAINCDENDVFCSSIGVVVFPSIRYYSKGQFVENYEGIVKPESIVNYLKSKVKDEL from the exons atgaaaaaacaaaaagaatctCTTCATCGTCGTCAAGCTTCTATTGACAACTTTGATTGGTCAGACATGCCTAGTCAAGTCACACATTTATCTGCAAATGGTTTCCAATCTTTTCTGAATGAAAAGACCCATGTTCTTGTTATGTTTTATGTcaaat ggtGTAATGGTTGTTTTGAAATGCGAGGAAGTGTTATGCAAGCAGCTTCACGTATCTCCACACAACCATTATATGCTTTTGCTGCTATTAACTGCGATGAAAATGACG tatTTTGCAGCAGCATTGGAGTTGTGGTTTTTCCTTCAATCAGGTACTATTCAAAAGGGCAGTTTGTTGAAAATTATGAAGGTATCGTAAAACCCGAAAGTATAGTGAACTATTTGAAATCGAAAGTTAAAGATGAGTTGTAG
- the LOC136086920 gene encoding uncharacterized protein LOC136086920, whose amino-acid sequence MNIKYRKREKTPKFTIEQQIKAKKRSRKLVNQLYNTKSLLVIDDEKYFCFAGDNMPGNSGYYTNNKKTCPESVRFIGKEKFPKKLLMWIAISDRGMSEPLFRTSKAVAINSSIYINECLEKRLLTFIHKYHGDFNYLFWPDLASSHYSKDSLNWMDQYVYYVDKESNPPNVPQARPIENFWGYLAQKVYEEDWQASTEQVLIDRIKLKLQEIDLNFLLSHMKGVRAKLRSIADGGVFSYKK is encoded by the coding sequence atgaatattaaatatagaaaacgTGAAAAGACTCCAAAATTCACTATAGAACAACAAATAAAGGCAAAGAAAAGAAGCAGGAAACTAGTTAACCAACTCTATAACACAAAATCGCTTCTAGTCATCGATGacgaaaaatacttttgttttgcaGGGGACAACATGCCAGGAAATTCTGGATACTACacaaacaacaaaaagacaTGCCCAGAAAGTGTTCGTTTTATAGGAAAAgagaaatttccaaaaaaattattaatgtggATAGCCATATCTGACCGTGGTATGTCCGAGCCATTGTTTCGCACTTCCAAGGCTGTAGCGATCAATTCATCaatctatattaatgaatgttTAGAAAAACGACTTCTTACATTTATTCACAAGTATCATGGAGactttaactatttattttggcCAGATTTAGCAAGTTCTCATTATTCTAAAGATTCTCTAAATTGGATGGACCAATATGTCTATTACGTTGATAAAGAATCCAATCCCCCAAATGTGCCTCAAGCACGaccaattgaaaatttttgggGATATTTGGCACAGAAGGTTTACGAGGAAGATTGGCAAGCTTCAACAGAGCAGGTTTTGATTGATCGCATTAAACTAAAACTACAAGAAattgatttaaactttttactgtCGCATATGAAAGGCGTCAGAGCAAAATTGAGATCAATTGCAGATGGTGgtgttttttcatataaaaaataa